In the Balaenoptera musculus isolate JJ_BM4_2016_0621 chromosome 2, mBalMus1.pri.v3, whole genome shotgun sequence genome, GAAAACTATTATGTTGGAATGAAGCAAAATACAGTACTCACTGCCACATATAAAAAAATTCCTTcctcaaatataataataattactatagcactttatttatttatttatttttaatataatctttttttaaatatatctgatttttttttttttaacttttgggtttatttatttattttatttatggctgtgttgggtcttcatttctgtgtgaaggctttctctagttgcggcaagcgggggccactcttcatcgcggtgcgcaggcctctcactgtcgcggcctctcttgttgcggagcacaggctccagacgcgcaggctcagtaactgtggctcacgggcctagttgccccgcggcacgtgggatcttcccagaccagggctcgaacccatgtcccctgcattggcaggcagattctcaaccactgcgccaccagggaagccctatagcactttatttatagttataaagcattttaagaaatacagtggacccttgaacaatagGGGAGTTGGGGGACTCACCTCAATGTAGTCCAAATTCTGAGGATAACTTCTTAGTTGGTCCCCCACATCCCAGGTTccacatccgtggattcaaccaacccgGACTGTGTAACAacgtagtacatatttattgaaaaaaagccAAGTACAAGTGgatctgtgcagttcaaacccgtgttgttcaagagtcaacggTACCATAATCGAGCTTCCGAACAACTGTGTGAAGTACTCAGGGAGAGAGCATAATTTGGGGGTTAAGAGGATGAGCTGTAGATTCACCATTTAATCTCAACTCTGTGACTTCCAAAAAATTATTCAACCTCTTTGACCCTCAGTTTCCACTAATACTCAAAGCTACCTCACATGGTTGCTGTGcagattaaagtaaaatatttaaagtaatttagtACAGTGTTTATGATAACAATCAATAAATAGTGACTATTTTCATTCGCGATGATATTCTTCATCTCGTTCAACagataaaaaaatgaagtttacaAAGACTGAAAGGAAAGGATTCACAGCTATAAAACGGAGGGGTAACACTCTGAACCCCAatcttctgactccaaatccttcTTTCAGTTTTAAGACAGGGCTTACATATTAAGGCAGATGGTAAGTAAATTAAATCATTGCCAGAATATTAATAACTTAAGTAAATTTACTTCAGGCTGAAGTTTGTAAGGTTATCATTTAACCAATCTACCATTATCAAACTTTCTTAAATTGTGACATAAAAAGTATGTTACCTTATGTTACTACAGcatcttcttaaaaaaaacacacactattttcctgtttttcctccCTTTGGTTTATTTACATTTCAAGCTTTCACCTTTTTTGAACTTTAAGTCTAACTTTTACCACTAATGATTCGATACAAAAAGGTTGAAGTTTTCTATAAACATTATTTAACCCTCAAATGGGGTTTGCGGACAGAAAGATCAGTGTTACACTCAGTTTACACAGGAGGTAACTCAGTAAGGTTAAATGTTCAAATCCAGGCGACAGAAGTAGtctttctgattccaaatccTACGCTAAGATTATATCGTCGAGGCTCCTTAAAGTTAATAATGAGTGGCTGGGTGAGAAGCTACTACTAATCACACTAAAAGgagatgatatatttaaatatttaaaatgaccaCCTAAAAAGCTGAAAAAGCGGCAAGGCACGGGAACTTTTGATAATACTGTAATTTTTAAGAAACGTGGACTGGTCCTGACGAGATGTGTAAGATAGGGCTCCAACGTCCAAAAGACGGGCTTCAGAGCAAACCCAAGCCCAGTAAAAGCGCCGCACTGACTGGCAGATTCCACGCGAACCACTAGCCTCCCACGTGTCTTTCAGGAAACGCACAGAGCACGAGGGATAAAGGAAGCCAAAGAAGGCTGGGGGAAAGGTAAAAACAgcggctagggcttccctgggagACTGAGGGCACACGAAGGCTGGGGCGGGCTGGAGGGAACTCGCGGAGCATCTGGCGGGCACCGGGGTCCGAGAACAGGCCTGGAAGCAGCACAGGGGAGGCGTTCGTCAGGGGAACGGGCGGTCCGCGGGCCCCACACCGTGGAGCTCCGTGGTGGATCGGCTCCTCTGGTTTGAATGGGGGCGGAGGAGGAGAGAGTGCGGAAGAGGAATGCAGAGAGTGGACGAGACGCTAGAGCAGCGACAGGTGGCCGCGCGTGAGAGTCCGAGATTCGCGGGGGTGGGGGCTAGCCGCACCTGCGAGCCCTCTGAGCCGCCGTAGCCCCGCCCCCCCGCGCGTGGCGCCCCGACGCTTAGCGCGCGGGCCGCTCTCTTTACAGAGGTCCCTCTTGGCCGAACGGGCGGCCTCTGCTGCGCCTGCGTGGTCGGGAGGGGAAGTGAGGCGGTTTCCTCGGCGCCTTttccggcggcggcggcggcggcagcagagctgggaggaggcGGTGGAGGCCGGAGGGAGCCCGCGCGCGGGGCGGCGGCTGGAGGTAACCTCCTGGGCTGAGCTGGCAAGGCGGGCCCCCTCGGTCTCCGCTCTCCTCTGGGGCTCTAGCAGTaactcccttttccctctctctgtgtctgcagGCAGCGCACCGAGTTCCCGCGAGGATCAATGACCTGACGGGGCGCCGGAGCCGTGCTGCCTCTCGGGTGGCCTGGGTCGGTGGTGAGCGTGGTGCTCGCGGACCGGGAGCCGGGCCGAAGGGCCGCAGTCTCCCGCGGCGGAGCGAGGAGAAGGCGGAGGAGCGGGAACCGCGGCGGTGCTCGCGCGGCGCCTGCGGGGGGAAGGGCAGTTCCGGGCCGGGCCGCGCCTCAGCAGGGCGGCGGCTCTCCCGGCGCAGACTCAGCGCCCCGGCGGCCGCGGCGACTGGAGGAATCAAGTTGTGCGGTGGGTGATGCCCGAGTGAGCGACGGGTCCGGGCCTCTACCCCGAGGAGGCGACTCCCACGCAGGCCGCACGGGCGCCCTCGCGACTGGGAGGCTCCGTTTCGGTttcgcggcggcggcggcggcgttgTTGGCGGAGGGGACCCGGGACACCTGAATGCCCCCGGCCCCGGCTCCTCCGACGCGATGGGGAAGGTGCTATCTAAGATCTTCGGGAACAAGGAAATGCGGATCCTCATGTTGGGCCTGGACGCAGCCGGCAAGACAACCATCCTGTACAAGTTGAAGCTGGGCCAGTCGGTGACCACCATCCCCACCGTGGGTTTCAACGTGGAGACCGTGACTTACAAAAACGTCAAGTTCAACGTGTGGGATGTGGGCGGCCAGGACAAGATCCGGCCGCTCTGGCGGCATTACTACACCGGGACCCAGGGTCTGATCTTCGTAGTGGACTGCGCCGACCGCGACCGCATCGACGAGGCCCGCCAGGAGCTGCACCGCATTATCAATGACCGGGAGATGAGGGACGCCATAATCCTCATCTTCGCCAACAAGCAGGACCTGCCCGATGCCATGAAACCCCACGAGATCCAGGAGAAACTGGGCCTGACCCGGATTCGGGACAGGAACTGGTATGTGCAGCCCTCCTGTGCCACCTCGGGGGACGGACTCTATGAGGGGCTCACATGGTTAACCTCTAACTACAAATCCTAATGAGCCTTCTCCGCCCATCCCCCGGAAGGAGAGAAATCAAAAACCCATTCATAGGATTATCGCCACCATCACCTCTTTCAATTgccactttctcttctttgaattTGAACTCTGGAGTTACAGTTCTGCGGTATGGGGGAGGGGGttagggcttttcttttttgtttcttctcttttttttcctttgctttgcgtTAGGATGCTCTGATCTGACTTTTTTGACATGAACACAAAGTGCTAGATGCTCTTGTTGACTTCCAGCAAATGGGATGGGGGAAATATAGCGGTTCTTGGTAAATTCCTTTATAAtaatggtttgatttttttatttcgagagaatcttcttttccaatgtatgcttttttcctttttgcccaGTTTCCTTATCACTTGCTGTAGATGGCTTATTTTGCATTCATGCAGACTGTGTTGCAAGTCTGTTTCATCTAGTAAACTGAAAATTATTGCTTAATCAAACTGCcgtttgtcttttatatttaaggcctttttccccctcccttaTGAGTTCTGACTTTAACTTAGTAAATTCAAATGTGACCTTTTATATCTAAGACCAGGATAGTAAACAGCCCACAGTGGCAAATAATGAGTAATATCATTGTAATATGTTCCAGTTGCACATCACTGTGTTAAACAGGTAATGTAAGAAGTTCTTTGAAATTTCAGCTCTTAAGTTCTGAAACATACATCATGCATGAGTAAGGATAAAACTCAAGTTCCCCGTTACATAGCTAACTTACACTGCATAAAACTATGAAAATGTAACCTGTcaaggacacattttttttttcactgcgaAGTTAGCAACTTTGCtgtgttttccctcttttttaactttaaaaatagacttttgcAGAAAATGGAGCAATAATGGTGTATGCCACACACAGATGaaatatttgtagatattttaagtGACTTTTGGGCAAAACTGGAATATATACTTTTACCATGTTTCAAATGTCTAAGACCggtagtttttaaattactagaatgtttactttattcatttataaagcatttaacaGTTCAAATTACATGCACCTTTTAcctagttggaaaaaaaaattcgtGTTTCCACATTACAGCAATTGATTAAGCTGAAGatataagtctttttttttttttaatagatgagtGATCCATATCTCCATTAATTAGAACACTGGAAAAGATGTTTTACGAAAAAGGTATTCTGTTTGATTAACTCATGCTAATAGTCAGATATCCTGTTGGTTCAATAATACACTATCTCCTTTGAGGAAGGAAatgtgatgaatgaatgatgtgtAGACTTGAGGAATGACAAAAGGGGAAGTAGGATGCAGAGGAAGAACCTACAGATGACAATGAATGTAAACTTATTTTCCTTCAAGGGTAAGCAGTGTGCTCACTGGTGATATCCAGATCCTAACAAGATTACTTGCTTAGCTGGTTAGGACCAGTAACTAGATTATTGAGACCACTATGATAATACTTTGAACCAAATGTTAATGCTTGATACAGAATTGTGTAGCAGCATCTGGTTCTTATATAGCCTTAAGGATTCATTTTAGAGATCCTCAAGGAATTAAACTTAGGGAATTCAGAAATGTAGACTGCAAAGGCAGTATACAGGAAAAGGTGGAGTGGGTTTTGTTTATGAGGGTGTCTGAAAACTAAAATTGAACGGGATATCATGGTATATGATTGGACAGTATTGGTCCTTCATGCTTTGGCCATATTGTATAATGGAGCTTTTACCAAAGATGTATGAGAAGTATAAGGCTATAGAAAGTTAACTCTTCAAAGTAAAACTCTTGACAAACATTTTACTTAAAGCAGATGAGAAAAGGTGCTATGTTGTAGGCTCCTAATGGTGCAGAGGGATTTTTGAATTCAAACGCAACTAAAGTATAAAGTTCTCAGTTTCACTTTAGTAGAAGTATCTCTAGAAATGAAGCTGACACACATCTAAGAACATTTtagttgcttttaaaattcccatAGCTCCATCATAAATTTAATTACTAGTGTTTTAAACGATTACATATTAAGGTACATAAACATGGGTTATATAAATATCAATGTTATAGTAACATCCTTAAGCGACAAGCACAAAGGTATAAATGCCTAAACTGGAGGAAACTTGAAACCCTCATGTTAATTCTTAAATGTAGTATTTCTAACTTGTGACAGACAGATTGGTAGGCAgccattttttgtttgtcttaaaaTAACTGGGGGCATAGTTAAAATTTTATACATCAAGTGATTGCTATGGAATGTTGCAGGTGAGATGtggttatttttagtttatttgaaatgtcttaactgaaggtggggggaggagggaaagcaaatatttgaaatttggaAAACCTTAAACCTTTTGCTGAGAAACTGTAATTTtcacttacattttctttaaGGATATAAAAGGTTGATAATTGATGTAGTTAAATTGAATCATAACCATTGATGATCATGGGGGAGGTAATTATAGCCTGCAAAAAAAGTTACAATCTAAGAAGTTAAGAAATAAGATCCTGAAGTTTTTGTTTAATTGCatcaatttctgtattttatgtgaatttataAACTGAAGTAAGTTTTCAATGAGGTTAATCTTGTCTAATATAAGTAAATGAGTCTGTAGACTGTGATCTCCCCAAACGAAAAAGTACAGTACTTGGAATTGTGTTCTTTATGGTTGTAGTGTTGGTAAAGCACTAATatgcagaaaataaaggaattacACAGTGCAGTTTCTCACGTTATGTTACTCGTTTGAACTAGATTAAGTGGGGCGTGTGGTGTGTTGGGCCATGTTATTCTCCAGGGATATATGGTATAAAGTAACTTAGTTTGGGAGTCACCTTGcttttatatgaagaaaaaagagaatctgGTTCTTATAATCCTGGCTATATAGGAGGTTTTGCCCTGATTTAGTTCCACCAAATTTAATCTGATTTTATAACTTAGGACACAAAAGcagttggaaattttttaaaaatgaaggttcTATAGCAGTTTTTATTATGCTACTGTTTTTTCAGAAATCACAACCTTAGAGTTTTTAGGACAGAACTGTGTCTCTAAAGAATTGGCCTACGGAGTAGTCTTAACCCTTGACAATTGACTTTTGGATTTTAGAAAGTTTGTCTTTCAGAAACCAAGGTTGCTTGTCTGATAAGAATGGCAGAATTGTagccatttagaaaataaaatagtagatGAAGAATAACTTGTTGGATAAAGGGGTTTTTAAACACATTTCCTTCCTTGTAGGCCTCCTTGTATTAGCAATTTTTGTAGTTTGATTTTAGAATATCTTAGTGTGATCTCTAGTATGATTTAACTCCCGCATTAATGTTATTAATGGCTATCAAGTATCAATTTACCAGAGATAGCAGTAGAAGATATTTTACACTTTAGTGAGTTATGTTTTAATACAATTTAGAAATATAGTAGCCATAATCTGAATGGTGGTGGAGCTTACTAAATTCCCAAAGTTATTTCCTCTATACCTTGCCAAGTATATATATGGATTATGATAAGGCAAATCTTTCCTTATAGGTAAAAATTGTTAAACCACatatagcaattaaaaataacttgtcTAATCACTGAGCCTAATGTATTTGGAGTATAGTATTCAATAGAATCTAGCCTTTTGCTTTGTTTATATTGAATGGTAAAAGACAAAGTAGGAAAGATTTGCAATTACAATATTACAAAATTTATAAAACGGGAATGTTGGGAGATGGAGTGATAGAAGAGGCAAAGTAACTTTTCCCTCCCCGCTTTGCTAAACTTGAAAGTTGCCAGACTAGATTAGTGAGTTGAATGGTCAGGGAATAAATACATACAGGTGAGGTCAAAGAGGCAGAACAGGTCTGTAGAGGGGTTTAGGACTAACAGTTGAAATTTGTTATTAAATAAGCCAAAGTAATGGTAAACTTCCAGGGAATTAGTCTAGAAATAACTTACTTTGTGGGACAGGAAGAAAATAGGTTTGaacttttccccctttatttaagatgtttatgactacttgaaacaaaaaaaaaggtatttgtcATCTTCTTGAATACCTTTCCACTTGTCTTCATTTAGATATACAGTTGACGCTTgaataacatgggtttgaactatgTGGATATaagtgggtccacttatacatggattttttttttccagtagtaaACACTACAGTATTACACAGCCTGGGGTTGGTTGAATTAGTGGATGCTGTACAACTACAAAGTTATGTGAGGATTTGGATTTTCGATTTTGCAGAGGGTCAGCGCTCCTAACCTCTgagttgttcaaggatcaactataTTTCCTCCATGGTATTTGTTTCATAAGTGTGAGGGTAGGtttatttattgagagcctactgatgtgcctggcactgttctagggaCAGGAGAtatatcagtgaaaaaaaaatctgccttcatggaacttatattggtgttggggggtgggagtgagaaataaaaacatgttaggTGATATACTATGTATTACatagtatgttatatatataggGAGACTGATAGACATGTATTCAGAGAAGTCCTCattgagaaggtaacatttgagcacATATTTGAGGGAAGAAAAGTTAATATCAGTGAAATTGATATAGTAACAAAAAGATAATATGTATAGTGTAAAGCTGGGGTGGGGAAACTGTGGCCAAGGGCAAATCTGGCtatacttgttttttgtttttgtttttttaaagtctattgaatttgttacaatattgcttctgttttatgttttggtattttggccctgaggcatgtgggatcttagctccccaaccagggatcaaacctgcaccccctgcattggaaggtgaagtcttaaccactggaccgccagggaagtccctatacttgTTTTTATAGGGACTAAGTTAAGAatggttttttacattttaaaggattttaaaagactGCTCAAAAAAACAACTGTGAATATGTGACAGAGACAGTATTTATCCtgaaaagcctgaaatatttacttatcTGGCTGTTGATTGAAAATGTTTCTTGACTCCAGATCTAAAgcccaatttttatttatttattttggcctcaccaggcagcttgcgggatcttagtcctccaaccagggattgaacccgcgcccttggcagtgaaagcgcggaggcctaaccactggacctccagggaatgcCTGCCACAGTCTTACCACGTTTGAACAGTTAGTGAGCTTTGAGACTTATATTTGAATAGTCtaacctggattttttttcccctagataaGTTTAAATATGTGAAATCGGTAGTTTTTCAGTATCAGTTTtaacattcttaaaaattttgtgaataatttcattaaaagtgtttcctttatttttatggtgGTTTTACTGGTCTTTGGATATAAGTTAAAACATGCTTTTCTGTTCAACGTGCCCTTTCCTCCAGGGAACCTAGATTAGTTTGGAATAGTTTCAGGTACCATCATTGAACTGTGGCTTTTATTCAGTTGGTACTACTGTAATCAAGGCCTGAGTCCagtactttttattatgaaacttTGTAAGATGAAGTGTTTTATTGAATTGGAAACTAATATGATGCGTGATATTTGGTTTCTTCTTGTATTATTCCTCTAACCAATATaactaggaaaaataatttacttcACACATGAATTACTTCTTGCATAGAGAGTTGTCCTATACTACTTACATAGTAGGATTTGGGAATCCATAACTATCTTAAAAGAGAACCTAAAACAAATTAGGAGTTATGGAAGTAAGTTTTATGGAGGACATTTACAagtgagctttaaaaaataaaaataattcttgttCATAGAAAGATTTATGTGAAACTGATTATTCTGTTTCCAATTACATCTGAATAGACTGGCCTGAGAACGTTATAGCATGAGACGGCAAAAACCAAATTTGTTAAAGGTGTTATAGAAGCAAGGATCTGGACCTTTGAAGTTTATTCTAATATGGCAAACCAAAGTGCTTTCTCtccatatctttttatttctagaagttagTTTTGTGAACAAGTCCTAGGTTGGAGCTAGGTGAGCCTGAAGAGATCAAATTGGGAAACATTCTAAGAATAATAAGAATTAGCATTTTTTGAATgtttgccatgtgccaggcattgttctaagtatttcatgcatattttcttaatcctcacaacaccttGGAAGAAAGGGCTCCCGTTTgatagttgagaaaactgagacttagagaggtgTATGttaataagtagcagagccagacTTTGGACTCAGGTAGTCTGTACTATACTGGGACTGTGAACCATTGGTTAATAATGTACTTAAAATTTTGTGTGGTTTGTTTACAAAAGGCTTACTCTGAGTAATATCCCAAATTTTCTTATTCGATCATCAACAGATTTTGAGTCCCTGTATAATTTGAGTCTTTCTGTATAGTAGAGAACATGATATTGTATTAGACTTCacttgagaaaattttttttttctgtaaaaatgacATGTGACTACCTGATAGATTGTGAATTTTACAGATCATcgtgaaaaataggaaaagtttTCACTGAGCTGATTATTTGTATGGTTATATATAGACTCCTTTTGATTTaagaaagttttagaaaattcAGAGTGCACAATTTATATTGTCTACCTGATAAATTCATAACTACagacatttcagttattgtttaataagtgaattttttgctttttagatcTCATTACAGCTCACTTTTTTGTAAGTGACAGCAAGAGCCTAGAGTCCAGGGTTAGCGAGGTGTTTTAATCATGTATTTCGTAATTTAAGCTGGGACTTAAGGATAAAAGTTGATAATTTTGGTAAAATGCAAAATGCCTTATTTaacaatcctttttatttctcactAATTTCTATACGAGGTGAAATTTAAGGCTAGGTAAGACATACATATGAAATGTTCAAAGTAAGTAATCAAGTCTATCAAATACTAGACTTAGAAGAGAGATATATTGTAGACTGGAGTGGGCTGGAGAAGGCCAGTGGGAATTGAATTGGATGAACCTACAAAGTCAGAGGAATAACAGTATTACTACTTAGCTGCATGCTCATTGcgtgctaggcactgttttaagtgcatgcatgcattatctcatttaaaatgtgTGAGCAAGGGTAGTAATCTACATATAGTATTTGGGagatagagaatagacttgtctgactagggttgccagatttagcaaataaaatacagagcacccagttaaatttcaatttcatgtAAACATTAATTTTTCAGGACAGGTATATCCCAAACAGTAGACTAAAATtgttgtttgtctgaaattcCAATTCAACTGGGTGACCTATATTTTATCTGCCATCCTATGTCTGACTGGAGTGGTAGGAGAGGAGGTagtttcaaaatggaaattaaaaatggaatttttagaaTGCCTCAAGAACTAGACCAAGTAGTTTGGATATTATTTTCTGTATCATGGAagccactgaatttttaaaatatttgtatagtgGGAGGTAGTCATAGTGTTTAGGAATATTAATCTAGTAGCTTTGTACAGAATCATGTATCAGGGTCATGGATAGAGGCTGGAAGAAAGAAGGCCTTTCAAGAGACTGTTAATTCAGTTGAGAGAACAAAGACCAAGTATAgcattaaagaaaat is a window encoding:
- the ARF6 gene encoding ADP-ribosylation factor 6 produces the protein MGKVLSKIFGNKEMRILMLGLDAAGKTTILYKLKLGQSVTTIPTVGFNVETVTYKNVKFNVWDVGGQDKIRPLWRHYYTGTQGLIFVVDCADRDRIDEARQELHRIINDREMRDAIILIFANKQDLPDAMKPHEIQEKLGLTRIRDRNWYVQPSCATSGDGLYEGLTWLTSNYKS